A single region of the Hypanus sabinus isolate sHypSab1 chromosome 21, sHypSab1.hap1, whole genome shotgun sequence genome encodes:
- the LOC132379161 gene encoding growth-regulated alpha protein-like, producing the protein MNSKFQIVILVVLVLICAYISTGSTSIVPRCLCFQTVKKVRLQNVTDFLIIPKDAHCSRTQIILTVNVENEQKEACLNPDSNQGRHLISCWQRIGYNMSRKHQCLKVQRRKN; encoded by the exons ATGAACAGCAAATTCCAGATAGTAATTCTAGTGGTCCTTGTACTTATCTGCGCCTACATCTCCACAG GAAGCACCAGCATCGTGCCGAGATGCCTCTGCTTTCAAACGGTGAAGAAAGTGCGTTTACAGAATGTGACAGATTTCCTGATAATTCCCAAGGATGCTCACTGCTCACGTACCCAGATCAT ACTCACAGTGAATGTAGAAAACGAGCAAAAGGAAGCTTGTCTTAATCCAGACTCAAATCAAGGGAGACACCTGATTTCATGTTGGCAGAG AATTGGCTACAACATGAGCAGGAAGCACCAATGTCTTAAAGTCCAGAGACGAAAAAATTAG